One Triticum dicoccoides isolate Atlit2015 ecotype Zavitan chromosome 5B, WEW_v2.0, whole genome shotgun sequence genomic window carries:
- the LOC119307431 gene encoding L-type lectin-domain containing receptor kinase IX.1-like, whose translation MHHFFLFLFLLVFLLPHETSYSTAIASGGGDLCSRRCGGTTVPYPFGFSPGCPIVLSCDASISTPILPYIGDNGTMYRVIAFNSTTSTVVVGLLPSCSRSVPEARRVLSGGNYGVSSRTGLFLRGGCSGINASAAAGCSVPMGVMSRLLRTAQCVGLGNDTSPAAVACVASRPANSTAAVHDQFLLWEKVEKQKCDDVLTSTVLVLTVEGTATLEFGEAELGWWLNGTCADGVERCAANATCTDVQTPGGELGHRCECAAGMEGDGFSAGDGCYLGASLRGVSSSKRRRLPLLVSLCGGFLLSLGIFSLFLIHRRRRRNTMTKTTKQMPKKAMTHFHDELVEAELEQGVSDPRPFSYQELTVATDNFSEDRALGRGGFGSVYRGFLGDMNREVAVKRVSETSRQGWKEFISEVRIISRLRHRNLVRLIGWCHGGEELLLVYDLMHNGSLDTHLYRPDCVLTWPVRYEIVLGLGLALLYLHQDTEQRVVHRDIKPSNIMLDAFFTAKLGDFGLARLINDGRGSHTTGIAGTMGYIDPETVLAGRASVESDMYSFGVVLLEVACGRRPTLIQEDGDIVHLVQWVWGLYGRGSVLNAADERLRGEFDGEQMERVMVLGLWCGHPDRGMRPSIRQAVSMLRSEAPLPSLPVRMPVATYGPPTDPLSSGTLMLSRVSGR comes from the exons ATGCAtcacttcttcctcttcctcttcctcctcgttttcTTGCTTCCCCATGAAACCAGCTACTCCACGGCCATAGCTTCCGGCGGCGGCGACTTGTGCAGCCGGCGGTGCGGCGGTACCACCGTCCCATATCCTTTCGGATTCTCCCCCGGCTGCCCCATCGTCCTGTCGTGCGACGCCAGCATCTCCACGCCGATCCTCCCATACATAGGAGACAACGGCACCATGTACCGCGTCATAGCCTTCAACTCAACCACCTCCACCGTTGTCGTCGGCCTTCTGCCGTCGTGCAGCCGCAGCGTCCCCGAGGCCAGGAGGGTGCTCTCCGGGGGCAACTACGGCGTGTCGTCTCGCACCGGTCTTTTCCTCCGCGGCGGCTGCAGCGGGATCAACGCGTCGGCGGCCGCCGGATGCAGCGTGCCCATGGGCGTCATGTCCAGGCTGCTCCGCACGGCGCAGTGCGTCGGCCTCGGCAACGACACCTCGCCCGCCGCTGTGGCGTGCGTCGCTTCCCGTCCGGCAAACTCCACCGCGGCGGTGCATGACCAGTTTCTTCTGTGGGAGAAGGTCGAGAAGCAAAAGTGCGACGACGTGTTAACCTCCACGGTGTTGGTGCTCACGGTGGAGGGGACGGCTACGCTGGAGTTCGGCGAGGCCGAGCTCGGCTGGTGGCTCAACGGGACGTGCGCCGACGGCGTGGAGCGTTGCGCGGCGAACGCGACGTGCACCGACGTACAAACGCCTGGCGGGGAGTTGGGGCACCGGTGCGAGTGCGCGGCGGGGATGGAGGGCGACGGCTTCTCGGCCGGCGACGGATGCTACCTCG GTGCATCCCTGCGTGGTGTCTCAAGCTCGAAGCGACGAAGACTACCCCTGCTCGTCAGCTTGTGTGGTGGGTTCCTGCTTTCTCTCGgcatcttttccctcttcctcataCACCGGCGGAGAAGGCGTAATACCATGACGAAGACAACCAAACAGATGCCGAAAAAGGCAATGACACACTTCCATGATGAACTTGTGGAGGCTGAGCTGGAGCAAGGAGTCAGTGACCCCCGGCCATTTTCCTACCAGGAGCTCACGGTCGCCACCGACAACTTCTCCGAAGATAGGGCACTCGGGAGAGGAGGCTTTGGGTCTGTGTATCGAGGGTTTCTGGGCGACATGAACCGCGAAGTGGCTGTCAAGAGGGTGTCTGAGACCTCTCGGCAGGGCTGGAAGGAGTTCATCTCGGAGGTACGAATCATTAGTCGGCTTAGGCACCGGAACCTTGTGCGACTCATTGGCTGGTGCCATGGTGGCGAAGAGCTCCTCCTCGTCTACGACCTGATGCACAATGGCAGCCTCGACACTCATCTCTACAGACCAGACTGTGTGCTGACATGGCCGGTTAG GTATGAAATAGTGCTCGGCCTAGGTTTGGCGCTTCTGTACCTGCACCAAGATACGGAGCAGCGCGTGGTGCACAGGGACATCAAGCCAAGCAACATCATGTTGGACGCGTTTTTTACTGCTAAGCTAGGCGATTTCGGCCTTGCAAGGCTCATCAACGACGGCCGGGGATCGCACACAACCGGCATAGCCGGCACGATGGGGTATATAGATCCGGAGACCGTATTGGCCGGTAGGGCGAGCGTCGAGTCAGACATGTATAGCTTTGGAGTCGTCCTCTTGGAAGTCGCTTGTGGGCGACGACCAACTTTGATCCAAGAAGACGGTGATATCGTCCACCTGGTCCAATGGGTGTGGGGCTTGTACGGCAGAGGATCAGTCCTCAACGCCGCCGATGAGCGGCTTAGGGGGGAGTTCGATGGCGAGCAGATGGAGCGTGTGATGGTCTTGGGGCTCTGGTGTGGGCACCCTGACCGTGGCATGCGgccatccatcaggcaagcagtgaGCATGCTGCGTTCTGAAGCGCCATTGCCGAGCCTACCGGTGAGGATGCCGGTGGCGACGTATGGGCCACCGACTGATCCTTTGAGTTCCGGAACTTTGATGCTAAGCAGAGTCAGTGGCCGGTGA
- the LOC119309114 gene encoding uncharacterized protein LOC119309114 — MEEGLTVRRACQIINHEWLSGNVIDAYSSFLVDKVNDDRFMLTTWRIHWLLHVRPGKKTAGNDYEAESHSNGPVNRCEDEYFKKSKTYIPLNKQNNHWITVVMHSGKREFQVLDSLMTGKLDTVTRELVEDLRKQLAEDIQEANATGIVNYLDVSKWPIQTYDMPKQHDG; from the exons ATGGAAGAAGGTCTCACTGTGAGGAGAGCTTGTCAGATTATTAACCATGAGTGGCTAAGTGGAAAC GTAATTGATGCATACTCATCATTTTTGGTCGACAAAGTTAATGATGATCGTTTCATGTTAACAACTTGGAGGATACATTGGTTGCTTCACGTTAGACCCGGAAAGAAGACCGCCGGTAATGATTATGAAGCAGAGTCGCATAGTAATGGACCCGTGAACAGATGTGAGGACGAGTATTTCAAAAAATCAAAG ACTTACATTCCTCTAAACAAGCAAAATAATCACTGGATTACTGTCGTCATGCATAGCGGAAAAAGAGAGTTTCAGGTTCTTGACTCGTTGATGACCGGAAAACTTGACACTGTTACTAGAGAACTCGTTGAGGACCTG AGAAAACAACTAGCAGAAGATATCCAAGAAGCAAATGCAACCGGAATTGTGAATTATCTGGATGTTTCCAAGTGGCCTATTCAAACGTACGACATGCCAAAACAACATGATGGGTGA